The DNA region AGATTACCAATGACAAATTAAAATTAGGCTTTGTTGGTTTAGCAGAGGTCATTCCAGCCGTAGGATTTTCCTTATTTGCGGGGCATATTGTCGATCTGAAGGAGAAACGTAATATGCTTTTGATGTGTATCATCGGTTACGTCATATTAGGTTGGATATTATTTGGACTTACGCACCCAACAGCATTGCAGGCATTTCCATTGAGTAGCATATTAATCGCCATCTATGCATGCGTATTCTTTGGTGGGATTATTCGCTCTTTTATGGGTCCCTCTTCTTTTGCATTAGTTGGCTTATTAGTTCCAAGATCTCAGTATCCCAATGCGACAAGTTGGAGCAGTATGGTATGGCAATTAGGTTCTGTATTGGGACCATTGACAGCAGGAGCCATGATTGCTTGGAAAGGTGTAGAATGGGGTATGCTCGGCGTCGTAATTGTGGAAGTGCTTTTACTCATTCCAATATTATGTATTCGGAAAAAGCCCATCATAAAATCTAAAAAAGAACCCGTATTACAATCTTTATCCAAAGGTCTAAAATTTGTATTCCATACGCCAGCGCTATTGGGGGCGCAATGTTTGGATATGTTTTCGGTTTTATTTGGCGGAGCTGTTGCCTTGTTGCCCGTTTATCAAAAGGAAATTTTGCATGTAAACGAAACAGGATTTGGGATATTAAGAGCAGCACCCGGCATCGGTGCTTTAATCTCCTTAGGCATTTTGGCATTTTTCCCTTTGAAAAAAAATCCAGGCAAAAAATTATTTATAGCAGTATTTGGATTTGGATTATCGATTATCATTTTTGGTATTTCGCGTAATTTCCTTTTATCCTTTTCCATGTTGGTTTTTTCTGGGATATTTGATGCCATTAGTGTGGTAATTCGTGGTACCATCTTACAATTGGTTACGCCGGATGATATGCGTGGACGTGTTTCTGCGGTAAATACCATGTTTATCAGTTCTTCCAATGAATTAGGTGATTTTGAAAGCGGTGTAATGGCACATTGGTTGGGAACCGTAACAGCAGTTGTCGTCGGAGGATGTTTGACTTTATCAGTGGTTATTTCTACATTTTTCATGGCAAAGCCTTTGAGAGATTTTAGTTTTGATGATGATAAGCAAAAAAAATAAAGCATGAAATAATCTTCCACTATTTTATTCGTTATATATGCAATGCTGCGTAACGTAATTAATACAAGGTCAATTTTTCCAAATCAATATGCTCATTGTAAAAAATTGACCTTTATTTATCGACAGGTCGTCTTCGTATTTGCCCTTATTTGTTTGTCTACTCATTTATCTGCGCAAAATAATATTGCGACAGTTGAAGGTCGTATAATAGATAAAAGTGGTAATCCCATACCGCATGCCACCATTAGCCGCTCTGGCAATCATGGTAGCACAGAAGCAAATGACTCTGGTTATTTCAAATTGGAAATTCCATCTGGCATCATGATTACCTTGAGTTATGATGCTTTGAATTACAGAAAAGAAAGACATAATTATTTACTCAATCGTGGCCAAACGCGCGCAGTGGTCATTTCTCTAAATTCTCAAGTAAAGCGATTGCGTGACGTAAAAGTTACGGATAAAAAAAATGGACGTGACGCAGCGATTATCACCTTAGATCCCAACAAAGCAAAGTTCAATCCGAGTCCTATTGGCGGAGTGGAAGGCTTGATTAAAACCATTGTCGGAAGCAATAATGAAATGACCTCGCAATACAATGTGCGTGGCGGTAATTATGACGAA from Rhizosphaericola mali includes:
- a CDS encoding MFS transporter, translating into MDSSIPPTASGNSFLEKNPVLKNKEFIAFLFIRILLIFCLNMQSTTIYYWVYQITNDKLKLGFVGLAEVIPAVGFSLFAGHIVDLKEKRNMLLMCIIGYVILGWILFGLTHPTALQAFPLSSILIAIYACVFFGGIIRSFMGPSSFALVGLLVPRSQYPNATSWSSMVWQLGSVLGPLTAGAMIAWKGVEWGMLGVVIVEVLLLIPILCIRKKPIIKSKKEPVLQSLSKGLKFVFHTPALLGAQCLDMFSVLFGGAVALLPVYQKEILHVNETGFGILRAAPGIGALISLGILAFFPLKKNPGKKLFIAVFGFGLSIIIFGISRNFLLSFSMLVFSGIFDAISVVIRGTILQLVTPDDMRGRVSAVNTMFISSSNELGDFESGVMAHWLGTVTAVVVGGCLTLSVVISTFFMAKPLRDFSFDDDKQKK